The following coding sequences lie in one Aquabacterium olei genomic window:
- the waaC gene encoding lipopolysaccharide heptosyltransferase I encodes MRILIVKTSSMGDVVHALPAVSDIARAFPDAQIDWLVEKGFAAMPQQHRAVRCVITLQWRKWRKSLRSPETRAALATWRAEMARERYDLVIDLQGLLKSALFACFAHGPRAGYDRHSAREPIAALFYSRKAAVSRDLHAVDRCRQLAAALLGYPVPHTPPDFGLQATTNAWTPGPGPFAALIPCASRPEKLWPEADWVAVGQALKARGWQVAVFWGSPEEEQRAQAIAQAVGGAVPPFLTVAQVADSLAQAQAVVGLDTGMSHLAAAHGRPTVGIYCDHEPGLAGLRGSGPVISLGGKGQVPTRAAVLQALDTVLQPAVSESRV; translated from the coding sequence ATGCGCATCCTCATCGTCAAGACCAGCTCCATGGGCGATGTCGTCCATGCGCTGCCCGCGGTGTCCGACATCGCCCGTGCCTTTCCCGATGCCCAGATCGACTGGCTTGTGGAAAAAGGCTTTGCCGCCATGCCGCAGCAGCACCGGGCGGTTCGCTGCGTGATCACGCTGCAGTGGCGCAAGTGGCGCAAGAGCCTGCGCTCGCCCGAGACGCGTGCGGCGCTGGCAACCTGGCGGGCCGAGATGGCCCGCGAGCGCTACGACCTCGTCATCGACCTCCAGGGCCTGCTCAAGAGCGCCCTGTTCGCCTGCTTCGCGCACGGCCCCCGTGCTGGCTACGACCGCCACAGCGCCCGTGAACCGATCGCCGCCTTGTTCTACAGCCGCAAGGCCGCGGTCTCGCGCGATCTGCACGCCGTCGATCGCTGCCGGCAACTCGCCGCCGCCCTGCTCGGCTACCCGGTGCCCCACACCCCGCCAGACTTCGGCCTGCAGGCCACCACCAACGCCTGGACACCGGGCCCGGGCCCCTTCGCCGCCCTCATCCCCTGTGCCAGCCGGCCGGAAAAGCTCTGGCCCGAGGCCGACTGGGTGGCCGTGGGCCAGGCGCTCAAAGCGCGCGGCTGGCAGGTCGCCGTCTTCTGGGGCAGCCCGGAAGAAGAACAACGCGCCCAGGCCATCGCGCAAGCCGTCGGCGGAGCGGTGCCCCCCTTCCTCACCGTGGCCCAGGTGGCCGACAGCCTGGCCCAGGCGCAGGCGGTGGTCGGCCTCGACACGGGCATGAGCCACCTCGCCGCCGCACACGGTCGACCCACGGTCGGCATCTACTGTGACCACGAACCCGGGCTCGCCGGTCTCCGCGGCAGCGGCCCCGTCATCAGTCTGGGCGGCAAGGGCCAGGTGCCCACGCGCGCGGCCGTTCTGCAGGCGCTCGACACCGTACTGCAGCCCGCGGTGTCAGAATCCCGGGTTTGA